Proteins found in one Bacillus thermozeamaize genomic segment:
- a CDS encoding bifunctional folylpolyglutamate synthase/dihydrofolate synthase: protein MRHFSAGEEVLAWIRDVANPGIKPGLHRMEWLMERLGHPERRLKFIHIAGTNGKGSTAAMIANTLYTCGYDVGLFTSPYVENFSERIRFNGQPIPEADLIEAANQIRPAVEECGQTEWGAPSEFELVTTLAIWYYAHISYPYYVVWETGLGGRWDATNVVYPVLTIITTVGLDHTQYLGETIAEIAREKAGIIKPGVPLVCGVTDPEALDVIQQVATEKKASLYVYGRHFTATPVEASEDGQSFDFSGPYRRFERVQIRLAGPHQMQNAAVALMGLEVLRQFMAFVYEEDEVLYRGMSETRWPGRLEKLADRPGIVIDGAHNPQAAASIAEAIRQLYTYDRLHLVVGLLKDKVNQDFFRPLLPLVDTVILTEPDFPRKASAEQLKEMVATLRPDVETVVEEDWRNALEAARRLAGPGDMVLVTGSLYLIGDVRKWLKNR from the coding sequence ATGCGACATTTCAGCGCTGGGGAAGAGGTACTGGCCTGGATACGGGATGTGGCCAATCCGGGGATCAAGCCTGGCCTGCATCGGATGGAGTGGTTGATGGAACGGCTTGGGCATCCCGAGCGCCGGCTGAAATTCATTCACATCGCCGGCACCAACGGCAAGGGTTCTACAGCCGCCATGATCGCGAACACCCTTTACACATGCGGTTATGATGTGGGCCTGTTCACCTCCCCCTACGTGGAAAATTTTTCGGAACGGATTCGATTCAATGGGCAACCCATCCCGGAGGCCGATCTGATCGAGGCGGCCAACCAAATCCGTCCGGCTGTGGAAGAGTGCGGCCAGACGGAATGGGGTGCGCCCAGTGAGTTTGAACTGGTGACCACCTTGGCCATTTGGTATTACGCGCATATCAGTTATCCGTATTATGTGGTCTGGGAGACAGGCCTGGGTGGACGGTGGGACGCCACCAATGTGGTGTATCCCGTGTTGACGATTATTACCACGGTCGGACTGGATCACACCCAGTATCTTGGTGAGACGATTGCGGAAATTGCCCGGGAAAAGGCGGGGATCATCAAGCCGGGTGTCCCGCTGGTATGCGGCGTGACCGATCCGGAAGCGCTTGATGTGATCCAACAGGTGGCAACGGAAAAAAAGGCCAGCCTCTATGTGTACGGGCGCCATTTTACCGCCACGCCGGTTGAAGCGTCAGAGGACGGACAGAGCTTCGATTTCTCCGGTCCGTACCGCCGGTTTGAACGGGTGCAGATACGTCTCGCCGGACCCCATCAGATGCAAAACGCCGCGGTAGCCCTGATGGGCCTGGAAGTGTTGCGCCAATTTATGGCTTTTGTCTACGAAGAGGATGAAGTGCTCTACCGGGGAATGAGCGAAACCCGCTGGCCGGGCCGGCTGGAGAAACTGGCTGATCGCCCCGGCATCGTGATCGATGGCGCGCACAACCCGCAGGCGGCCGCCAGTATTGCTGAGGCGATCCGCCAGTTGTACACCTATGATCGGCTGCATCTGGTTGTCGGATTGCTCAAGGATAAGGTGAACCAGGACTTTTTCCGGCCACTTCTCCCGCTTGTCGATACGGTGATCCTGACGGAGCCGGACTTTCCCCGCAAAGCCAGCGCCGAGCAGCTGAAAGAGATGGTGGCGACCTTGCGTCCTGATGTGGAGACGGTGGTGGAAGAGGATTGGCGGAATGCCCTGGAGGCGGCGCGCAGGCTGGCCGGGCCTGGGGATATGGTACTGGTTACGGGTTCCTTGTATTTGATTGGGGATGTCCGCAAATGGCTGAAGAACAGGTAA